The Dehalobacter sp. genome includes a window with the following:
- a CDS encoding peptidoglycan DD-metalloendopeptidase family protein: protein MIKMTRPVVLLIVLTLMVTFNFPVTADELSDALKQQEKILNQQKNAEGNLNSLTTKAQQMEKQIRQLTTQISDAEVDLDQKENAHAKAQEEVTAIQTEVTAKQQELKGRQDTLRSRVRAIYEEGQVNYLEVLFQSTDLSDFISRVEYLSCLVENDQTILSDIRVQKQDLDEKKELLVAKMDEAESLKQQAEAAKNYLDSSKSKKEVALAENKEDQEAMLEQIDKLERDSKALESKIRELQKNNTGGVTGTVSVWPAPGYKYITSTFGYRVHPITKQYKLHTGVDIGAPYGAKIVAAGSGTVIFSGWYGAYGNAIIIDHGNGISTLYGHMSSRAVAVKTTVVAGQTIGYVGSTGWSTGAHLHFEVRKDGTPTNPMAYF, encoded by the coding sequence ATGATTAAAATGACAAGACCGGTTGTTTTGCTGATTGTTTTAACTCTAATGGTTACTTTCAATTTTCCTGTGACCGCGGATGAACTGTCTGATGCGCTTAAGCAGCAGGAGAAGATCCTGAATCAGCAGAAAAACGCGGAAGGAAACCTGAATAGCCTAACGACAAAAGCGCAACAGATGGAGAAACAGATTCGGCAACTGACGACGCAAATTTCTGACGCTGAAGTGGATCTGGATCAGAAAGAAAACGCCCATGCGAAGGCCCAGGAAGAAGTAACGGCGATTCAAACGGAAGTGACAGCCAAACAGCAGGAACTGAAAGGGAGACAGGATACTCTGCGCAGTCGGGTACGCGCGATCTATGAAGAAGGTCAGGTAAACTATCTGGAAGTTCTATTCCAATCCACAGATTTATCCGACTTCATTTCCAGAGTAGAATATCTAAGCTGCCTAGTTGAAAATGATCAAACCATTTTAAGTGATATCCGTGTTCAAAAACAGGATTTAGATGAAAAGAAGGAACTCCTAGTCGCTAAAATGGACGAGGCGGAGAGCTTAAAACAACAGGCGGAAGCAGCTAAGAATTATTTGGACAGCAGCAAGTCAAAAAAAGAAGTAGCACTCGCTGAGAATAAAGAGGATCAGGAAGCGATGCTCGAACAAATTGACAAGCTGGAGAGAGACTCTAAAGCACTTGAGTCAAAAATCCGTGAATTGCAGAAGAACAACACCGGAGGAGTTACTGGGACAGTTAGTGTTTGGCCTGCTCCAGGATACAAGTATATTACCAGTACTTTCGGATATAGGGTACATCCGATAACAAAACAGTATAAACTGCACACCGGAGTCGATATCGGTGCACCATACGGGGCGAAGATTGTAGCAGCAGGATCCGGTACGGTGATCTTTTCCGGTTGGTACGGCGCCTATGGAAATGCCATTATTATCGACCACGGCAATGGAATTTCAACGCTTTACGGCCATATGTCTTCAAGGGCGGTTGCAGTCAAGACAACAGTGGTAGCCGGCCAAACAATCGGTTATGTTGGATCAACGGGATGGAGTACTGGGGCTCACCTGCACTTTGAAGTACGTAAAGACGGCACCCCGACGAACCCGATGGCCTATTTTTAA
- the ftsX gene encoding permease-like cell division protein FtsX, with amino-acid sequence MSLNSAKYVLTQSLVSLKRNFWLSAASILTVMISLTIVGYSVFFLVNTSNIAETFESQVEIAVFLNDHLETSQITDLKSQIQKLEGVATVAVTTKDQAIIEFQESMGSDSLLEDLGGVNPFPDKITITTTDARLVEEITSQVSGLTGVEKVRYGQGFVEKLIVFTQWLRWVGIGVVAAFACASFLLIVLNIKTNVNSREKEIQIMRLVGASKSFVRWPFIIEGIVIGMVGAILAVALVGATYTWLLQYIISTLSFLPVVSSQQFIINVLLLMVLGGAAMGFLASAFSVRKFLNL; translated from the coding sequence TTGTCACTTAACTCAGCAAAATATGTTCTAACCCAGTCTCTGGTATCATTGAAAAGAAACTTCTGGCTCAGTGCCGCATCCATTTTAACGGTGATGATTTCTTTAACAATCGTTGGTTATTCGGTTTTCTTTTTAGTCAACACATCGAACATTGCCGAGACCTTTGAATCCCAGGTAGAAATTGCCGTGTTTTTAAATGATCATCTGGAGACATCACAAATTACCGATTTAAAAAGTCAGATTCAAAAACTTGAAGGTGTCGCAACCGTTGCCGTTACCACTAAAGATCAGGCTATTATAGAGTTTCAGGAATCCATGGGTTCCGACTCTCTTCTGGAGGATTTGGGCGGAGTGAACCCATTTCCGGATAAGATTACAATTACAACGACCGATGCCCGTCTCGTCGAAGAGATTACTTCCCAGGTAAGCGGGCTGACCGGAGTCGAGAAAGTCCGTTATGGGCAGGGATTTGTTGAGAAACTGATTGTCTTTACTCAGTGGCTTCGCTGGGTCGGGATTGGCGTTGTTGCCGCATTTGCTTGTGCCTCTTTCCTCTTAATTGTTTTAAATATTAAAACCAATGTAAATTCCAGAGAGAAAGAGATTCAAATCATGCGCCTGGTTGGCGCCAGCAAATCCTTTGTTCGTTGGCCTTTTATCATCGAAGGGATCGTCATCGGTATGGTCGGGGCAATCCTGGCTGTTGCGCTGGTTGGGGCTACCTATACCTGGCTCCTGCAGTATATTATCTCGACCTTGAGTTTCCTGCCTGTTGTCAGCAGTCAACAGTTCATTATCAATGTGCTTCTGCTGATGGTTCTGGGCGGGGCTGCCATGGGATTTCTGGCAAGTGCGTTCTCTGTACGAAAATTTTTGAACCTTTAG
- the ftsE gene encoding cell division ATP-binding protein FtsE, which translates to MIKLKNVSKIYPNGARALFGVNLDVAKGDFVFLVGASGAGKSTLIKLLYREEIATRGQVLIDNVNLVRMSSSHVPLVRRKIGVIFQDFKLLPAKTVFENVAFAQQVIGKSMKETRENTNTILDLVGLAKKKNAFPSELSGGEQQRACIARALVNKPALLVADEPTGNLDVDTSWSIMELLNHVNKLGTTVVMATHARYIIEQMNKRVIRIEEGKIVDDSIEGAYRIVT; encoded by the coding sequence ATGATTAAGCTAAAGAATGTTTCTAAAATCTATCCGAATGGTGCCCGCGCTCTGTTCGGCGTCAACCTTGACGTCGCTAAGGGAGATTTTGTATTTCTGGTTGGGGCCAGCGGGGCCGGCAAATCGACACTGATCAAACTGCTCTACCGGGAAGAAATTGCTACGAGGGGACAGGTACTCATCGATAATGTCAATCTTGTGAGAATGTCTTCCAGCCATGTGCCATTGGTCAGAAGAAAAATTGGTGTTATTTTTCAGGATTTCAAGCTGCTTCCGGCAAAGACCGTGTTTGAAAACGTCGCTTTTGCCCAGCAGGTTATTGGTAAAAGTATGAAAGAAACTAGAGAGAATACGAATACGATTTTGGATTTGGTTGGCCTTGCTAAGAAAAAGAATGCCTTTCCTTCCGAGCTTTCAGGAGGCGAACAACAGCGCGCCTGCATTGCCAGAGCGCTGGTCAACAAACCCGCTTTGCTGGTTGCGGACGAACCTACAGGGAATCTTGATGTCGATACTTCCTGGAGTATCATGGAACTGCTTAACCATGTCAACAAGCTGGGTACCACGGTCGTAATGGCAACACATGCCAGGTACATTATTGAACAAATGAATAAGAGGGTAATAAGGATTGAAGAAGGCAAGATTGTTGATGACAGCATAGAGGGGGCATACAGAATTGTCACTTAA
- a CDS encoding transketolase family protein gives MAEMFDLIKAEKIATRDAYGKTLVQLGGENKDIVVLDADLSKSTKTADFAKVFPKRFINIGIAEQNLMGVSAGLAAAGKIPFASTFAIFATGRAFEQIRNSIAYPKLNVKIAATHAGISVGEDGASHQAVEDVALMRSVPNMTVLVPADAEETSQVIKAAAAYQGPVYIRLGRLALPVLFDSSSYQFEIGKANVLKDGKDAVIIANGLMVAEALKAVSELSGQGCDVAVVNCASVKPLDKQTIIQIAQQTGAVVTAEEHSIIGGLGSAVAEVLSENCPVPLCRVGVNDVFGESGRPDELLVKYHLTAKDIVEAVRRVIAKK, from the coding sequence ATGGCTGAGATGTTTGATCTGATTAAAGCGGAAAAAATAGCGACGAGAGATGCCTATGGCAAAACACTTGTGCAGCTTGGCGGAGAAAACAAGGATATTGTGGTTCTGGATGCCGACTTGTCCAAGTCAACCAAAACAGCCGATTTTGCCAAGGTATTTCCGAAACGTTTCATCAATATAGGCATTGCCGAACAAAATTTAATGGGAGTCTCGGCCGGGCTGGCAGCAGCGGGTAAAATTCCTTTTGCGAGTACCTTTGCAATCTTTGCGACAGGAAGGGCTTTTGAACAGATCCGGAATTCCATTGCATATCCGAAGCTCAATGTGAAGATTGCGGCTACCCATGCGGGGATCAGTGTAGGTGAAGACGGTGCCTCCCACCAGGCTGTGGAGGATGTGGCGCTGATGCGTTCGGTGCCGAATATGACAGTACTGGTTCCTGCTGATGCGGAGGAAACAAGTCAAGTCATCAAAGCTGCTGCAGCATACCAGGGACCTGTCTATATCCGGCTCGGAAGACTGGCGCTGCCCGTGCTCTTTGATTCATCTTCCTATCAGTTCGAGATTGGCAAGGCCAATGTCCTGAAAGACGGCAAAGATGCTGTCATTATCGCAAACGGGCTCATGGTAGCGGAAGCGCTGAAGGCTGTGAGTGAACTCAGCGGGCAGGGCTGCGATGTCGCGGTTGTCAATTGTGCCTCTGTTAAACCACTGGACAAACAGACCATTATTCAGATCGCGCAACAAACAGGAGCAGTTGTCACTGCGGAGGAACACAGCATTATCGGCGGACTCGGAAGTGCAGTGGCAGAAGTATTAAGCGAAAATTGTCCTGTCCCGCTCTGCCGGGTTGGGGTCAATGATGTTTTCGGAGAGTCCGGACGCCCGGATGAACTGCTGGTGAAGTATCATCTTACAGCGAAAGACATTGTTGAAGCTGTAAGACGAGTGATTGCCAAAAAATAA
- a CDS encoding transketolase, which translates to MSDLKEIACRIRQDIIEMLEKAKSGHPGGSLSAADILAVLYFRIMNIDPANPGWPERDRFVLSKGHAAPVLYAALAEKGYFPREELQHLRQTGHFLQGHPDMKKVPGVDMSTGSLGQGISAAVGMALAGKIDQKTYKVYCLVGDGEMNEGLVWEAAMAAAHYKLDNLIGILDFNGLQIDGETEKVMNSSPLSDKWGAFGWNVLEVDGHDISALTDTLEAAKQVQGKPTMIIAKTIKGKGVSFMENQAGWHGNAPSPEQAEAALAELRGEN; encoded by the coding sequence ATGTCAGATTTAAAAGAAATCGCCTGCAGGATACGTCAGGACATCATTGAAATGCTGGAAAAAGCTAAATCAGGGCATCCAGGCGGCAGCCTTTCGGCCGCAGATATCCTTGCCGTCTTATACTTCCGGATCATGAATATTGATCCGGCCAATCCTGGATGGCCTGAGCGGGACCGCTTTGTGCTCAGTAAGGGGCATGCTGCCCCTGTACTTTATGCAGCTCTGGCTGAAAAGGGATATTTCCCGCGCGAGGAGCTGCAGCACTTACGGCAGACCGGACACTTTCTCCAGGGGCATCCGGATATGAAAAAGGTTCCGGGAGTCGATATGTCCACCGGTTCTTTGGGACAGGGCATTTCAGCTGCAGTTGGGATGGCGCTCGCCGGCAAGATTGATCAAAAAACATACAAAGTATATTGTCTCGTAGGTGATGGGGAAATGAATGAGGGTCTGGTTTGGGAAGCGGCAATGGCAGCAGCCCATTATAAGCTCGATAATCTGATTGGCATCCTGGACTTTAACGGTCTTCAAATTGACGGGGAGACGGAAAAAGTCATGAATTCTTCTCCGCTCTCCGACAAATGGGGAGCCTTTGGATGGAATGTCCTGGAGGTTGACGGCCACGACATTTCAGCATTGACGGATACCCTGGAAGCAGCGAAGCAGGTTCAGGGCAAACCGACGATGATTATCGCCAAAACCATTAAAGGGAAAGGGGTATCTTTTATGGAAAACCAGGCGGGGTGGCATGGAAATGCACCCAGCCCTGAACAAGCGGAAGCTGCCCTGGCTGAACTGAGAGGTGAAAACTAA
- the prfB gene encoding peptide chain release factor 2 (programmed frameshift): MLADWKKEIENLKMRLADLRVSLDVAGRQIKIAKLEDELNKPGFWDDPSSAQKVMQELTREKDKVTVHQQLQDQIEDIAALWELAVEEDDISLESEIENTIVKLKNQFADLELEILLSGPYDRNNAIITLHSGAGGTESQDWVQMLYRMYVRWGERRGFKVETLDLLPGEEAGIKSVTFSLAGENAYGYAKCEKGVHRLVRISPFDASGRRHTSFASVDVIPEVTDDAEITIDAEDLKVDTYRSGGAGGQHVNKTDSAVRITHLPTGIIVQCQSERSQIQNRAYCMRVLQAKLLELKRKQQEEEISEVRGEQNDIAWGSQIRSYVFHPYSMVKDHRTSYETGNVNAVMDGEIDPYISAYLQQIVGQNK; the protein is encoded by the exons ATGCTTGCCGATTGGAAAAAAGAAATTGAGAATCTAAAAATGCGTTTAGCAGATTTGAGGGTTTCCCTT GACGTTGCTGGCCGTCAGATAAAGATTGCCAAGCTTGAGGACGAACTCAACAAACCCGGTTTCTGGGATGATCCTTCTTCAGCGCAAAAAGTCATGCAGGAATTGACCCGTGAGAAGGATAAGGTGACGGTCCATCAACAGCTCCAGGATCAGATCGAGGACATCGCTGCACTTTGGGAGCTGGCTGTGGAGGAAGACGATATTTCTTTGGAATCGGAAATTGAAAACACCATTGTTAAATTGAAAAACCAGTTTGCTGATTTGGAACTAGAGATTTTGCTCAGCGGACCTTATGACCGTAATAATGCGATCATTACCCTTCACTCCGGCGCAGGCGGAACCGAATCCCAGGATTGGGTGCAGATGCTGTACAGGATGTATGTACGCTGGGGTGAACGCCGGGGATTTAAAGTCGAGACACTCGATCTTCTCCCGGGAGAAGAAGCAGGAATTAAAAGTGTAACATTTTCCTTGGCCGGGGAGAATGCCTACGGCTACGCCAAATGTGAGAAAGGGGTACACCGTCTGGTTCGTATCTCTCCTTTTGATGCCTCCGGACGGCGGCATACTTCCTTTGCCTCCGTCGATGTGATTCCTGAAGTCACTGATGATGCAGAGATAACCATTGATGCGGAGGATTTAAAGGTTGACACGTACCGTTCAGGCGGAGCCGGCGGACAGCATGTCAATAAGACGGATTCTGCTGTACGGATCACACACCTGCCTACCGGAATTATTGTTCAATGTCAGAGCGAGCGCTCACAGATTCAGAACAGGGCTTATTGCATGCGGGTTCTTCAGGCCAAGCTTTTGGAATTAAAGCGAAAACAACAGGAAGAGGAAATATCTGAGGTTCGTGGGGAGCAAAATGATATTGCCTGGGGGAGCCAGATTCGGTCCTATGTCTTTCATCCTTACAGCATGGTCAAAGACCATCGAACCAGCTATGAAACAGGGAATGTTAATGCGGTGATGGATGGGGAAATTGATCCGTATATTTCGGCTTATCTTCAGCAAATTGTCGGACAGAATAAATAA
- the secA gene encoding preprotein translocase subunit SecA, with translation MGFLKDLIDDNARDIKKYQKKVEKINQLEPSIQVLSDDELRAKTVEFKERLEQGETLDDLLPEAFAVVREASKRVLGQRHYDVQLIGGMVLHDGRIAEMKTGEGKTLVATLPTYLNALTGLGVHVVTVNDYLATRDANWMGQVYDFLGLSIGLIVHGLTHEQRRTSYNADITYGTNNEFGFDYLRDNMSVNPAAVVQRELHYAIVDEVDSILIDEARTPLIISGEADKPTELYFRVAKVVPRLKPEEDYHVNEKDRVVTLTENGVSRVETMLGVDNLYDDLHNEVAHHVNQALKAHTLFKLDRDYVVKDGQVIIVDEFTGRLMFGRRYSEGLHQAIEAKENVKIERESQTLATITFQNFFRMFKKLGGMTGTAKTEEQEFINIYRLDVVEVPTNLPMVRQDLPDVIYRTEEGKFNAVVNDISEKNAKGQPVLVGTISIEKSEKLSDMLKKKGVPHQVLNAKFHELEAQIVAKAGEQGMVTIATNMAGRGTDIVLGEGVKELGGLHIIGTERHESRRIDNQLRGRSGRQGDPGSSQFYISLDDDLMRLFGGDNIAGLMDKLGMDDSVPVESKIVSRSIETAQKRVEGRNFDIRKHVLNYDDVMNKQREIIYSQRRSVLTGENLKEQVMDMIEKVIADTTARYSGNSPYPEEWDLVSFLDYVDNVILPDHDFTPEQISNLAKEEVEELLTDRVHELYEIRESQFGSDLMRQIERAVALQVVDTRWKEHLDAMDSLREGIGLRAYGQRDPLLEYKNEAFDMFQGMVESIQEDVSTYILRVTPRITTQVPEQAQKVSENRYEEEQEQVKKPRKIGEHIGRNDPCPCGSGKKYKKCCGINS, from the coding sequence ATGGGTTTTTTAAAGGATTTGATTGATGACAACGCCAGAGATATAAAAAAGTACCAAAAGAAAGTTGAAAAAATTAATCAGTTGGAACCTTCCATACAGGTACTCTCTGATGACGAACTCAGAGCAAAGACAGTGGAATTCAAAGAAAGACTGGAACAGGGTGAGACGCTGGATGATCTTTTGCCGGAAGCCTTTGCTGTCGTCAGGGAGGCTTCGAAAAGAGTTCTCGGACAGCGGCACTATGATGTTCAGCTTATAGGCGGAATGGTCCTTCACGATGGAAGGATCGCCGAAATGAAGACCGGGGAAGGCAAAACGCTGGTTGCAACCTTGCCTACGTATTTAAATGCCTTAACCGGCTTGGGCGTCCATGTTGTGACGGTTAACGATTATCTTGCCACCCGTGACGCCAACTGGATGGGCCAGGTGTATGATTTTCTCGGTTTGTCCATCGGGCTGATTGTTCATGGTCTGACCCACGAACAGCGGCGGACAAGCTATAACGCCGACATTACGTACGGCACGAACAATGAATTTGGATTTGACTATCTGAGAGACAATATGTCCGTCAATCCTGCCGCTGTCGTCCAGCGGGAGCTCCATTATGCCATCGTGGACGAAGTAGACTCGATTCTGATCGATGAAGCGAGGACGCCATTAATCATTTCCGGAGAAGCTGATAAGCCCACTGAACTGTACTTCCGGGTTGCGAAGGTTGTCCCCCGCCTTAAGCCGGAGGAAGACTATCATGTCAATGAAAAGGACAGAGTTGTAACGCTGACGGAGAATGGGGTATCTAGGGTTGAAACAATGCTCGGGGTGGATAACTTATACGATGACCTACACAATGAAGTTGCGCATCACGTCAATCAGGCTTTGAAAGCGCATACCCTGTTCAAGCTTGACCGTGACTATGTGGTGAAAGACGGTCAGGTCATTATTGTCGATGAATTTACGGGCCGCTTAATGTTCGGGCGCAGGTACAGCGAGGGACTCCACCAGGCGATTGAAGCCAAGGAAAATGTCAAGATTGAGCGGGAATCTCAGACGCTGGCAACAATTACGTTTCAAAACTTTTTTCGGATGTTTAAGAAACTTGGTGGCATGACCGGTACCGCGAAGACGGAAGAGCAGGAATTTATTAATATTTACAGGTTGGACGTCGTAGAAGTCCCCACGAATCTTCCGATGGTCAGACAGGATCTGCCTGATGTTATCTATAGGACGGAAGAAGGCAAGTTTAACGCCGTAGTCAACGATATTTCGGAAAAGAATGCCAAAGGCCAGCCAGTACTTGTTGGAACGATTTCGATTGAAAAATCCGAGAAGCTCAGCGACATGCTGAAAAAGAAAGGTGTTCCGCATCAGGTGCTGAACGCTAAGTTTCATGAACTTGAAGCCCAGATCGTCGCCAAGGCGGGGGAACAGGGTATGGTAACCATTGCAACCAATATGGCAGGCAGAGGAACAGATATTGTTCTTGGGGAAGGCGTAAAGGAACTTGGCGGACTGCATATCATTGGCACGGAAAGACATGAATCCCGCCGGATTGACAATCAGCTGAGAGGACGTTCCGGCCGTCAAGGTGACCCGGGGTCTTCCCAGTTCTATATTTCGCTTGACGATGATTTGATGCGGCTTTTCGGCGGTGACAATATTGCCGGGCTAATGGACAAACTGGGTATGGACGACAGTGTTCCTGTCGAATCCAAAATTGTCAGCCGCAGTATTGAAACAGCCCAGAAGAGAGTCGAGGGTAGAAACTTTGACATCCGCAAACACGTGCTGAATTATGACGATGTTATGAACAAGCAGCGTGAGATTATTTACTCGCAGCGCAGATCCGTTCTGACAGGAGAAAACCTGAAAGAACAGGTAATGGATATGATCGAAAAAGTCATTGCCGACACCACAGCGCGTTACAGCGGAAATAGCCCGTATCCGGAAGAATGGGATCTGGTCAGTTTTCTGGACTATGTCGACAATGTCATTCTTCCTGATCATGACTTTACCCCCGAACAGATTAGCAATTTAGCCAAAGAAGAAGTTGAAGAACTATTGACCGACAGGGTGCATGAACTGTACGAGATCAGGGAATCCCAGTTCGGTTCGGACCTGATGCGCCAAATTGAAAGAGCAGTGGCTCTGCAGGTTGTAGATACCCGCTGGAAGGAACATCTTGACGCGATGGACAGCCTCCGGGAAGGGATTGGCTTAAGAGCTTACGGACAGCGCGATCCGCTCCTTGAATACAAGAATGAAGCCTTTGATATGTTCCAGGGTATGGTAGAATCCATCCAGGAGGACGTTTCGACTTATATCTTAAGAGTAACACCTCGGATTACGACGCAAGTTCCGGAACAGGCGCAAAAAGTCTCCGAGAACCGTTATGAGGAAGAACAGGAGCAGGTCAAGAAGCCCCGCAAAATTGGGGAACATATTGGCCGCAATGATCCCTGCCCGTGCGGAAGTGGGAAGAAATATAAGAAATGTTGCGGAATCAACAGCTAA
- the raiA gene encoding ribosome-associated translation inhibitor RaiA, producing MNINVRGKQMKMTDALKDYVEKRVRKLEKYSDDFLDIQVMLSVEKERQRVEVTAPLNGFLLRGEEETDDMYSSIDLVVDKLERQMEKYRKRIGKKRIKSTKEEPSYILEDDEEIFDNNSIVKTKKFSAKLMSVDEAAMQMDLIGHNFFVFANADTGQINVVYRRKHGGYGLLEPEY from the coding sequence ATGAATATCAATGTTCGAGGCAAACAAATGAAAATGACGGACGCGTTAAAGGATTATGTAGAAAAAAGAGTCCGTAAGCTGGAGAAGTACTCCGATGATTTTCTCGATATTCAAGTCATGCTGTCCGTAGAAAAAGAACGTCAGAGAGTTGAAGTTACTGCCCCGCTAAACGGATTTCTTCTCAGAGGTGAGGAAGAAACAGATGATATGTATTCCTCCATCGACCTGGTAGTGGATAAGCTGGAACGCCAAATGGAAAAATACCGCAAGCGTATTGGGAAAAAGAGAATAAAATCCACGAAGGAGGAGCCGAGCTATATCCTCGAGGATGATGAAGAAATCTTTGACAATAACAGCATTGTTAAAACAAAAAAGTTTTCAGCTAAGCTTATGTCGGTTGACGAGGCAGCGATGCAGATGGACCTGATCGGGCATAATTTTTTTGTATTTGCCAATGCAGATACGGGGCAGATAAATGTTGTTTACCGGCGTAAACACGGCGGCTACGGCCTACTAGAGCCAGAATACTAA
- a CDS encoding ComF family protein gives MVDLFLKLKENAALLWYEKTTYCLLCGNVSEEPVCLICQQAYFFPNLPRCGSCGKILAETKTRCRNCETGKGPEGLDKVTCLGYYKGAWKELVQQIKYKGQPYLIASLAEVIIPWVIRCLPPPDAVVPVPMHPDRLSQRGFNQAEALASIISRQLAIPYQNLLDRMKDTIPQTTLGRRQRLRNLRDAFSVKPGYSDLREIVWLVDDVVTTGSTLEECAGVLKKNGVKKVYAFCLGAGKEE, from the coding sequence ATGGTTGATTTATTCTTGAAACTTAAAGAAAACGCAGCGCTTTTGTGGTATGAGAAGACAACGTATTGTCTGCTTTGCGGCAATGTATCAGAAGAACCGGTCTGTCTGATTTGTCAGCAGGCGTATTTTTTTCCGAATCTGCCTCGCTGTGGTTCCTGCGGCAAAATTCTTGCAGAGACCAAAACACGTTGCCGAAATTGTGAAACAGGAAAGGGGCCGGAAGGATTGGATAAGGTAACCTGTCTGGGTTATTACAAAGGTGCCTGGAAAGAATTAGTTCAGCAAATTAAATATAAGGGACAGCCATATCTGATAGCGTCTCTGGCAGAAGTGATCATTCCATGGGTTATCCGCTGCTTGCCTCCTCCTGACGCAGTAGTTCCGGTGCCGATGCATCCGGACAGGCTGTCCCAAAGAGGATTCAATCAAGCAGAGGCGCTGGCCTCAATCATCAGCAGGCAGCTGGCAATTCCTTATCAGAATCTGCTTGACCGAATGAAGGATACAATTCCTCAGACTACCCTGGGACGCAGGCAAAGGCTGCGGAATCTCCGGGATGCCTTCTCAGTCAAACCTGGTTACAGTGATCTCAGGGAAATTGTCTGGCTGGTTGATGATGTTGTGACGACAGGCTCGACGCTGGAAGAATGTGCCGGGGTACTGAAAAAGAATGGGGTAAAGAAAGTCTATGCTTTTTGTCTTGGCGCGGGTAAAGAAGAATGA